In the genome of Hymenobacter cellulosivorans, one region contains:
- a CDS encoding capsule assembly Wzi family protein, whose product MKKPLILFVSALGFLASRAVAQTTTTPPPATESKDNVWLHFDHPVPPPPPPGTDLSPAMQGPTYVPLDQDTYRLIDRYVIKYGPDTLHDPYTAVRPYHRKAIARLGQRILQDSSTAASLSAADRFNAEYLLRDNWNYLPQSQYVPLNRSRRPFLKSFYQYQTDLYNVKTEDFTLRVNPVLLLQVGKDTETNGIQYVNTRGVQLEGSIDGRLGFYTFLADNQMVAPQYVQTRIQRDQIVPHEGYWKYFKTEGSNQYDFFTARGGITYAAGKHVNLQLAHDRNFIGNGYRSLILSDYSAPYFFLKVNTRIWKFNYQNLFAELTAQREVADQVYPKKYMALHHLSFDVTPNFNIGVFESTILGGRNPEPDTVYANGKVIPGRRARGFELQYLNPVIFYRAVEQNVGSADNAILGLDFKWNILHRGQIYGQLVLDEFKISEIRAGSGWWANKQAFQIGGKYIDVAGIKNLDVQAEFNYIRPYTYQHEEIYTNYQHYQQPLAHPMGANLYELLGVLSYQPLPRLNVVGKAFYTKQGLDNVPGVDPEPNYGGNVLKSYNTQRVRDFGNTVGQGNTTKLVHLDLTASYMVKHNLWLDAKQIVRRQSGAATAVGNGTEAFTSVALRWNIAQRLHEF is encoded by the coding sequence ATGAAGAAACCGCTAATCCTTTTTGTATCGGCCCTGGGCTTCCTGGCGAGCCGCGCCGTGGCCCAGACAACGACGACGCCGCCCCCCGCAACGGAGAGCAAAGACAACGTCTGGCTGCATTTTGACCATCCGGTGCCGCCGCCTCCCCCACCCGGCACCGATTTGAGCCCGGCCATGCAAGGCCCTACTTACGTGCCGCTCGACCAAGACACGTACCGGCTCATCGACCGCTACGTTATCAAGTACGGCCCCGATACGCTGCACGACCCCTACACTGCCGTGCGGCCCTACCACCGCAAAGCAATAGCCCGGCTGGGCCAGCGCATTCTGCAGGACAGCAGCACGGCCGCATCCCTTTCAGCAGCCGACCGCTTCAACGCCGAATATCTGCTGCGCGACAACTGGAATTATCTGCCCCAGTCGCAGTACGTGCCGCTGAACCGAAGCCGGCGGCCCTTCCTGAAGAGCTTCTACCAGTACCAGACCGACTTGTACAACGTCAAGACCGAGGACTTTACGTTGCGCGTGAACCCGGTGCTGCTGTTGCAGGTAGGCAAGGACACCGAAACCAACGGCATTCAGTACGTCAATACCCGCGGCGTGCAACTGGAGGGTAGTATCGACGGCCGCCTGGGCTTCTACACGTTTCTGGCCGACAACCAGATGGTAGCCCCGCAGTACGTGCAAACCCGCATTCAGCGCGACCAAATCGTGCCGCACGAGGGCTACTGGAAATACTTCAAAACCGAAGGCAGCAACCAGTATGACTTCTTCACGGCCCGGGGCGGAATTACCTACGCAGCTGGCAAGCACGTCAATCTGCAGCTGGCCCACGACCGGAACTTCATCGGCAACGGGTACCGCTCCCTCATTTTGTCGGACTACAGTGCCCCGTACTTCTTTCTGAAAGTCAATACCCGCATCTGGAAATTTAACTACCAGAACCTGTTTGCCGAGCTGACGGCCCAACGGGAAGTGGCCGACCAGGTGTACCCCAAAAAGTACATGGCCCTGCACCACCTCAGCTTCGACGTGACGCCCAACTTCAACATCGGCGTGTTCGAAAGCACGATTCTGGGAGGCCGCAACCCGGAGCCCGATACTGTGTATGCCAACGGCAAAGTAATACCCGGCCGCCGGGCCCGGGGCTTTGAACTCCAATACCTGAACCCCGTAATTTTCTACCGCGCCGTTGAGCAGAACGTCGGATCAGCCGATAACGCCATCCTGGGCCTCGATTTCAAGTGGAACATTCTGCACCGCGGCCAGATCTACGGGCAATTGGTACTGGATGAGTTCAAAATCAGTGAAATCCGGGCGGGCAGCGGCTGGTGGGCCAACAAACAGGCCTTTCAGATTGGCGGTAAATACATCGACGTAGCCGGCATTAAAAATCTGGACGTGCAGGCCGAGTTCAACTACATCCGGCCCTACACTTACCAACACGAGGAAATCTACACCAACTACCAGCACTACCAGCAGCCCCTAGCTCACCCCATGGGCGCTAACCTCTACGAGCTGCTGGGCGTGCTGAGCTACCAGCCTCTGCCCCGCCTGAATGTGGTGGGCAAGGCCTTCTACACCAAGCAGGGCCTCGACAACGTACCCGGCGTGGACCCCGAGCCCAACTACGGCGGCAACGTACTGAAATCCTATAACACCCAGCGGGTGCGTGACTTCGGCAACACGGTGGGCCAAGGCAATACGACCAAGCTGGTGCATCTCGACCTGACGGCCAGCTACATGGTCAAACACAACCTGTGGCTGGATGCCAAGCAAATCGTGCGCCGCCAGAGCGGGGCAGCTACGGCCGTCGGTAATGGCACCGAAGCTTTTACTTCCGTGGCCCTGCGCTGGAATATTGCCCAGCGCCTGCACGAGTTTTAA
- a CDS encoding GNAT family N-acetyltransferase — translation MPLYLLPFAHLDLAAWDACVAAAEPAVPYAQSVWLQATARRWDAVVEVEPGSGRYLSVLPLPAKRRPWGRESFQPPFTQQLGLLTTIGSRHRDLAEYLALATGRYARQYLQANSGNLLPTAPPDFHLAWRQTYCLPLEASYETLHKGYAADYRRRLRLNQQLEQPLQVTETHSADGLLRLFRKHKGGEVASLKPRHYRQLEQLISNLQELGQVRILEVLAPSSGELLAGALFVVTPRVIIYLFAAASPAGKKAAAPLLLLDYLIQDYAATPGLVLDFEGGMIPSIARFFANFGARPVPYAALTLTRQPWYLLWKR, via the coding sequence TTGCCCCTGTACCTGCTCCCCTTTGCCCACCTCGACCTGGCCGCCTGGGATGCCTGCGTAGCTGCTGCCGAGCCGGCCGTACCCTACGCCCAAAGCGTCTGGCTGCAGGCCACAGCCCGCCGCTGGGATGCCGTGGTGGAAGTAGAGCCGGGTTCGGGCCGCTACCTCTCGGTGCTGCCGTTGCCTGCCAAGCGCCGGCCCTGGGGACGGGAAAGCTTTCAGCCGCCTTTCACCCAGCAGCTGGGCCTGCTCACCACTATCGGCAGCCGCCACCGCGACCTAGCCGAGTATCTGGCCCTGGCCACCGGCCGCTACGCCCGCCAGTATCTGCAGGCCAACAGCGGCAACCTACTGCCGACTGCCCCCCCGGATTTTCACCTAGCCTGGCGCCAAACCTACTGCCTGCCGCTGGAGGCCAGCTACGAGACCTTGCACAAAGGCTACGCCGCCGACTACCGCCGCCGCCTGCGCCTGAATCAGCAGCTGGAGCAGCCGCTACAGGTCACGGAAACTCACTCGGCCGACGGGCTGCTGCGCCTGTTTCGGAAGCATAAGGGTGGGGAAGTGGCCAGCCTCAAGCCCCGTCACTACCGGCAGCTGGAGCAGCTTATCAGCAACCTGCAGGAGCTGGGCCAGGTCCGGATTCTGGAGGTTTTGGCGCCCAGTTCCGGCGAATTGCTGGCCGGCGCGCTGTTCGTCGTCACGCCCCGGGTCATTATCTACCTGTTTGCCGCTGCCTCGCCGGCCGGTAAAAAAGCGGCGGCCCCGCTGTTGCTGCTCGACTACCTGATTCAGGACTACGCTGCCACACCGGGCCTCGTGCTCGACTTCGAGGGTGGCATGATTCCGTCAATTGCCCGTTTTTTTGCCAACTTCGGGGCCCGGCCCGTTCCCTACGCCGCCCTCACCCTTACCCGCCAGCCCTGGTATCTGTTATGGAAACGCTAA
- the upp gene encoding uracil phosphoribosyltransferase, which translates to METLNTPSASPADRVRIVCAEPSIANHFLAELRDVDVQRDSLRFRRNLQRLGEIIAYRISSQLSYTEKVVKTPLAESSSKQLRDFPVLATVLRAGLPFHQGFLNYFDQSPSAFAAAYRIEGTSQVQVQVDYLSAPNLDERVLILADPMLASGKSLVQTYRAMLRFGQPRQVHIAAVIASPEGVEYVTREIPEATLWVAAVDDHLNEHAYIVPGLGDAGDLSYGSKL; encoded by the coding sequence ATGGAAACGCTAAACACCCCCTCCGCAAGTCCCGCAGACCGCGTCCGTATTGTGTGCGCCGAGCCCTCTATTGCCAATCACTTTTTGGCTGAGCTCCGTGATGTGGACGTACAGCGCGACAGTCTGCGCTTCCGCCGCAACCTGCAGCGCCTGGGCGAAATCATTGCCTACCGCATCAGCTCCCAGCTCAGCTACACCGAAAAAGTGGTGAAAACGCCCCTAGCCGAGTCGAGCAGCAAGCAGCTGCGCGACTTCCCGGTGCTGGCCACCGTACTGCGCGCCGGTTTGCCATTTCACCAGGGCTTTCTGAATTACTTCGACCAGTCGCCCAGCGCCTTTGCCGCCGCTTACCGCATCGAGGGCACCTCGCAGGTCCAGGTCCAGGTGGACTACCTCTCGGCGCCTAACCTCGACGAGCGGGTGCTGATCTTGGCCGACCCCATGCTAGCCAGCGGCAAGTCCTTGGTGCAGACTTACCGGGCTATGCTGCGTTTCGGCCAGCCCCGGCAGGTGCACATTGCGGCCGTTATCGCCTCGCCCGAGGGCGTGGAATACGTGACCCGCGAGATTCCCGAAGCCACGCTCTGGGTAGCCGCCGTGGATGACCACCTCAATGAGCACGCCTACATCGTGCCCGGCCTGGGCGACGCCGGCGACTTGTCGTACGGCAGCAAATTGTAA